One region of Halohasta litchfieldiae genomic DNA includes:
- a CDS encoding 30S ribosomal protein S8e: MKDQGHSTRKRTGGRLKHFSKKKRHQLGREPAETTVAEPRLQIIDARGNDDKLRALSTNVAQLSDGGETTEVTIEDVVENPSNVNYVRRNIITKGAVIETSEGKARVTSRPGQDGQVNAVSIE; this comes from the coding sequence ATGAAAGATCAGGGACACTCTACGCGGAAGCGGACCGGCGGACGGCTCAAACATTTCAGCAAAAAGAAACGGCACCAGCTCGGCCGCGAGCCAGCCGAGACCACTGTCGCCGAACCACGCCTCCAGATCATCGACGCCCGTGGCAACGATGACAAACTCCGCGCGCTGTCGACGAACGTCGCACAGCTGTCGGACGGCGGCGAGACGACCGAAGTCACAATCGAGGACGTCGTCGAGAACCCCTCGAACGTCAACTACGTCCGACGGAACATCATCACGAAGGGCGCAGTCATCGAAACCAGCGAGGGCAAGGCCCGCGTCACCTCCCGACCCGGCCAGGACGGGCAGGTCAACGCCGTCTCCATCGAGTAA
- a CDS encoding nitrite/sulfite reductase: MSQKKKEEYKDGLYGDEVREKLIEFAEKGYDSIPEDEKDAWLSRFKFWGVFAHRSGQEGYFMMRLTNCNGILEPGQLRAIGEVARDYAQGPIGNPEYGNGWIDFTTRQSVQLHWIKLEDVPKIWEKLEGTGVTTRSAGGDTMRNISGCAVAGKAKDEIVDTLPILERFQDQIRGDNALCNMPRKFNISITGTPEGGAQDSINDIGLEPAKKEIDGEETLGFNVRVGGGLGGHEPRVARSINVFVEPDNAVDVVRGFVELYHEHGDREVRSKNRSRFFVDDKGTEWIRETLQEDFVDFELKTGGKDMRENYTFNAGRDSEDGKFDYLGVHEQKDGNFYVGINVAVGRMEAAEVIRLADLADEYGSGEIRLSRRQNPIIVDVDADRVDELLRKPLLHKHKPEPNPFVRGAMACTGTEFCSLALAETKTRMAAMLRWLRDNVDLPDDVDQLKIHFSGCTADCGQANTADIGLIGMRGRKDGEMVEALDLGVGGGIGEEPAFVEWIRQRIPADEVPGAIKNLVEAFAAHRFEGQTFREWVDATGDEPLIELSEPEETSYEDPALTDAKQSWYPFAEEDTELTPDGIAHADD, encoded by the coding sequence ATGAGCCAGAAAAAGAAAGAGGAGTACAAAGACGGGCTGTACGGAGACGAGGTACGCGAAAAACTGATAGAGTTCGCCGAGAAGGGGTACGATTCAATCCCCGAAGACGAAAAGGACGCGTGGCTCTCGCGGTTCAAGTTCTGGGGCGTCTTCGCCCACCGGTCTGGCCAGGAGGGCTACTTCATGATGCGGCTGACCAACTGTAATGGCATCTTGGAGCCGGGGCAACTCCGGGCCATCGGTGAGGTCGCCCGCGACTACGCCCAGGGACCGATTGGCAACCCCGAGTACGGCAACGGGTGGATCGACTTCACCACGCGACAGTCGGTCCAACTCCACTGGATCAAACTCGAAGACGTCCCGAAAATCTGGGAGAAACTCGAAGGCACGGGCGTCACCACCCGATCTGCGGGCGGCGACACGATGCGAAACATCTCGGGGTGTGCGGTCGCCGGCAAGGCCAAAGACGAAATCGTCGACACGCTGCCGATCCTCGAACGGTTCCAAGATCAAATCCGCGGCGACAACGCGCTGTGCAACATGCCCCGGAAGTTCAACATCTCGATCACCGGAACGCCCGAGGGCGGCGCACAGGACTCGATCAACGACATCGGTCTCGAACCAGCGAAAAAGGAGATCGACGGCGAGGAGACGCTTGGTTTCAACGTTCGCGTCGGCGGCGGCCTCGGTGGTCACGAACCACGCGTCGCACGCTCGATCAACGTATTCGTCGAGCCGGACAACGCCGTCGACGTCGTCCGTGGCTTCGTCGAACTCTACCACGAACACGGCGACCGCGAAGTCAGATCGAAAAACCGCTCGCGCTTTTTCGTCGACGACAAAGGCACAGAGTGGATCCGAGAGACGCTTCAGGAGGACTTCGTCGACTTTGAACTGAAAACGGGCGGCAAAGACATGCGGGAAAACTACACGTTCAACGCCGGCCGCGACAGCGAGGACGGCAAGTTCGACTACCTCGGCGTCCATGAACAGAAAGATGGCAACTTCTATGTCGGCATCAACGTTGCCGTCGGGCGGATGGAAGCTGCGGAGGTAATACGGCTGGCCGATCTGGCCGACGAGTACGGCTCCGGCGAAATCCGGCTTAGTCGACGCCAGAACCCGATCATCGTGGATGTCGACGCCGACCGCGTCGACGAACTGCTCCGCAAACCGCTGCTCCACAAACACAAACCCGAACCCAACCCGTTCGTTCGTGGGGCAATGGCCTGTACCGGCACCGAGTTCTGTTCGCTCGCGCTCGCCGAGACCAAGACGCGGATGGCCGCGATGCTGCGCTGGCTGCGGGACAACGTCGACCTGCCGGACGATGTCGACCAACTCAAGATCCACTTCTCGGGCTGTACGGCCGACTGTGGACAGGCCAACACCGCCGATATCGGCCTGATCGGCATGCGTGGCCGCAAGGACGGCGAGATGGTCGAAGCCCTCGATCTCGGCGTCGGCGGCGGAATCGGTGAGGAACCCGCCTTCGTGGAATGGATTCGTCAGCGAATCCCTGCTGACGAGGTTCCCGGTGCGATCAAGAACCTCGTCGAGGCCTTTGCCGCCCACCGCTTCGAGGGCCAGACCTTCCGCGAGTGGGTCGACGCCACGGGTGACGAGCCGCTGATCGAACTCAGCGAACCGGAGGAAACGAGCTACGAAGATCCGGCACTCACCGACGCCAAACAGTCGTGGTACCCCTTCGCCGAGGAGGACACGGAGCTCACCCCCGATGGGATCGCCCACGCCGATGACTGA
- a CDS encoding thiolase family protein has product MPTPVIAAAYRTPQGTADGAFADVRSEDLSTAVIDHILAETGIDSESVDDLLWGCAQQRTEQDNNIARVIALLSELGEGVPAATINRWCASSMQAIISAGDAIAAGNRDCIIAGGVENMSRVPMDTEAYQHLHPDLAEQYNVFQLQMGMTAETVASEYDISRETQDKYALRSQRRAAEATDSGRFDDEIVPVDTGAETVTEDEGIRRDTSREALSDLDPAFTGEGSVTAGNASQIADGAAGVLVTSQAFAENHGLDILAKIGTNSVAGVDPTVMGIGPVPATRQLLERAGRSIDDYDLVELNEAFASQTCYCQRELGIPDDRFNVNGGAIALGHPLGASGARLPVTLIHEMNRRDVDRGLATLCVGFGQGAAIEFSR; this is encoded by the coding sequence ATGCCAACGCCAGTCATCGCGGCGGCCTACCGAACCCCCCAAGGAACCGCCGACGGCGCGTTTGCCGACGTTCGGAGTGAGGATCTGTCGACAGCCGTCATTGATCACATTCTCGCCGAAACGGGGATAGACAGCGAATCGGTCGACGACCTGCTGTGGGGCTGTGCCCAGCAGCGAACCGAACAGGACAACAACATCGCCCGCGTGATTGCACTCCTCTCAGAACTCGGCGAGGGGGTTCCGGCAGCGACGATCAACCGCTGGTGTGCCTCCTCGATGCAGGCGATCATCTCTGCGGGCGACGCAATCGCCGCAGGCAACCGCGACTGCATTATCGCCGGCGGTGTCGAAAACATGTCGCGGGTGCCGATGGACACCGAAGCCTACCAGCATCTCCACCCAGATCTCGCTGAGCAGTACAACGTTTTTCAGCTTCAGATGGGGATGACAGCCGAAACCGTCGCCAGTGAGTACGACATCTCCCGCGAAACACAGGACAAGTACGCACTCCGTAGCCAACGGCGGGCCGCCGAGGCGACCGATTCGGGGCGGTTCGACGACGAGATTGTGCCGGTCGACACGGGAGCCGAAACCGTCACCGAAGACGAGGGGATTCGCCGCGATACCAGCCGTGAGGCACTGTCCGACCTCGATCCGGCGTTCACCGGCGAGGGCTCAGTCACGGCTGGTAACGCCTCCCAGATCGCCGACGGCGCAGCCGGAGTGCTCGTGACGAGCCAGGCGTTCGCCGAGAACCATGGGCTCGATATTCTTGCGAAAATCGGGACCAACAGCGTCGCGGGTGTCGACCCCACAGTCATGGGTATCGGCCCGGTTCCGGCCACCCGACAGTTGCTGGAGCGGGCCGGGCGCTCAATAGACGACTACGACCTCGTGGAACTCAACGAGGCGTTTGCGAGCCAAACCTGCTACTGCCAGCGCGAACTCGGCATTCCAGACGACCGGTTCAACGTCAACGGCGGCGCAATTGCGTTGGGCCACCCACTGGGGGCCTCCGGCGCACGGCTCCCAGTGACACTCATACACGAGATGAACAGACGGGATGTCGACCGCGGACTGGCGACACTCTGTGTCGGCTTCGGCCAAGG